Proteins from one Ketobacter alkanivorans genomic window:
- a CDS encoding cereblon family protein, with protein sequence MHCLDNDAPPAPFKQWLLALDPELQSGDKLKPVRNRVRCKACLNYLTSNDYLTPIEGETSHFFTNPEGVGFDLQTYSAVDGSVTGGKPTELFSWFEGFAWEHCFCARCHQHIGWYFSSEGTSGFYGLIIDRLLLD encoded by the coding sequence ATGCACTGTCTCGATAACGATGCACCACCCGCCCCTTTTAAACAGTGGCTGCTAGCGCTGGATCCAGAGCTACAATCTGGCGACAAGCTGAAGCCTGTGCGCAACCGGGTGCGCTGCAAGGCTTGCCTGAACTATCTAACCAGTAATGACTATCTGACACCCATCGAAGGCGAGACCAGCCACTTCTTCACCAACCCGGAAGGAGTAGGGTTCGATCTGCAAACCTATAGCGCCGTTGATGGAAGCGTAACCGGAGGAAAACCAACTGAACTGTTCAGCTGGTTTGAAGGGTTCGCCTGGGAGCACTGCTTTTGTGCCCGGTGCCACCAGCACATTGGCTGGTATTTCAGTAGTGAGGGCACCAGCGGCTTTTACGGATTAATAATAGACCGGCTATTGTTGGACTGA
- a CDS encoding ABC transporter ATP-binding protein, which produces MTIALAVSDLKKTYSGGFEALKGISFQVQSGDFMALLGPNGAGKSTTIGIISSLVNKSSGTVSIYGQDIDRDFAAAKMNIGIVPQEFNFNQFEKVGDILRTQAGYFGIDQKTAAERAEKYLKLLGLWDKRDDRSRMLSGGMKRRLMIARALVHEPKLLVLDEPTAGVDIELRRSMWSFLQQLNKQGTTIILTTHYLEEAEHLCRSIAIIDHGQIIEQCSMKAFLARLDKETFVLDLGQDISVAPVLDGAQTTLVDAHTLEVEVSKQAPLNDIFTRLSELGIAVTSMRNKANRLEELFVSMVERNA; this is translated from the coding sequence ATGACTATTGCACTAGCTGTTTCAGATCTGAAGAAAACCTATTCAGGCGGGTTCGAGGCGCTTAAGGGAATCAGTTTTCAAGTTCAATCGGGTGATTTTATGGCGTTGCTTGGGCCCAACGGAGCGGGAAAATCAACCACGATTGGCATTATCAGCTCTCTGGTAAACAAGTCGTCAGGCACTGTGAGTATTTACGGTCAGGATATCGACCGCGATTTTGCTGCAGCCAAGATGAATATTGGTATTGTGCCTCAGGAATTCAACTTTAATCAGTTCGAAAAAGTTGGCGACATATTACGTACCCAAGCGGGATACTTTGGTATAGATCAGAAAACGGCAGCCGAGCGTGCCGAAAAATACCTAAAGCTGTTGGGGTTGTGGGATAAGCGAGATGATCGCTCGCGCATGTTATCAGGCGGTATGAAGCGGCGGTTGATGATTGCACGTGCCTTGGTGCATGAGCCCAAACTGCTGGTATTGGATGAGCCTACTGCAGGTGTCGATATTGAATTACGGCGTTCCATGTGGTCGTTTCTACAGCAACTGAACAAGCAGGGAACCACGATCATTCTCACCACCCATTACCTGGAAGAGGCCGAGCACTTGTGCCGCAGCATTGCAATCATCGATCACGGACAGATTATTGAACAATGCTCTATGAAAGCGTTCCTGGCTCGCTTGGATAAAGAAACGTTTGTATTGGATTTGGGGCAGGATATTTCTGTTGCTCCTGTTCTTGATGGAGCCCAGACTACCTTGGTGGATGCCCATACTCTTGAAGTTGAGGTATCCAAGCAGGCACCTTTAAATGATATTTTTACTCGTTTGAGCGAATTGGGTATTGCCGTCACCAGTATGCGCAATAAAGCCAATCGCTTGGAAGAGTTATTTGTGTCGATGGTTGAGAGGAACGCTTGA
- a CDS encoding DUF2905 domain-containing protein, with protein sequence MSWFGKLPGDLRWGNENGGVFFPVTSMIIISVVLTLIMNVLGRH encoded by the coding sequence TTGAGCTGGTTCGGTAAGTTGCCTGGGGATTTGCGCTGGGGGAACGAAAACGGCGGCGTATTTTTCCCTGTTACATCCATGATCATCATAAGCGTGGTGCTTACTTTGATCATGAATGTGCTGGGGCGGCATTAG
- a CDS encoding efflux RND transporter permease subunit: MHHPISHWLVQHRLPLFILSILAVAFLAFGATKLTVKSDYKIFFEADNPQLVANEMIQNRFSASDNVLLVLNPANGDIFNRENLHAIEELTEAAWQIPYSQRVDSITNFQNTAVDGDDLMVEDLVQDALSLSPQEISQRKEIALNEPLLVHRLISPTGHVSALNVQLNLPEDQTMAIPVVMEKVRSIRQEFAEKHPDLQIMITGVTPLNNAFNEMNQKDSETLIPLMLLIIVMLVGLLLRSVSGTVITVLIIIFSVVTAVSSMGWIGMPINNINFAAPIIILTLAVADCIHLLSYYMMGLRKGMDKIEALKSSLDVNAKPIFLTSLTTAIGFLSMQSSESPPFRELGVVAAIGVLFAFLFTLTVMPQLILWFTRKAPAIDTERTAQFSKLADFTLRHPKKLFFISLGTAVFCIGFIGQNELNDDNFGYFKETLEVRKAADFTEANLNGVNIIEYALESGSDQGVNSPQYLKQVDKFANWYRQQPMVTHVFTFTDVLKRLNRNMNGDDPAFYRLPESREHASQYQLLYEMSLPFGMDVNNQVDMNKSAMRITVSIKGAKAKDIIDMEARAQAWFAENAPEMTAIGASPSIMFATIGQKNIESMINGTVIATIIISMILVLALGSWKLGVLSIIPNAFPAAIMLGIWGMFVGEVNLAVAVVFGITLGIVVDDTVHFMAKYLRGYQEHGNVEQAIHYAFEHVGAALVTTTVVLSLGFGMLALSDFNVNAILGIMVSMTIIIALVFDFLFLPSMMILLSRFIHPTPKTSVTQKAATTDRVVEGQISEGQPLGAQSEAI, encoded by the coding sequence ATGCATCATCCAATATCTCATTGGCTCGTACAGCACAGGCTGCCTCTGTTTATCCTGAGCATCCTCGCCGTCGCGTTCCTTGCCTTCGGAGCAACCAAGCTCACCGTCAAATCCGATTATAAGATCTTTTTCGAAGCGGATAACCCGCAGCTGGTCGCCAACGAAATGATCCAGAATCGTTTCAGTGCCAGTGATAATGTGCTGCTGGTTCTAAACCCGGCCAACGGTGATATTTTTAACCGTGAAAACCTCCATGCCATCGAAGAGCTGACCGAAGCAGCGTGGCAGATACCCTATTCTCAACGCGTGGATTCCATCACCAACTTTCAGAACACTGCCGTTGATGGCGATGATCTCATGGTAGAGGATTTAGTGCAGGATGCGCTCTCTCTTTCACCACAAGAGATCAGTCAACGTAAAGAAATTGCCCTCAACGAGCCGCTGTTGGTGCATCGATTGATTTCCCCAACAGGCCATGTCAGTGCACTGAACGTCCAGCTCAATCTGCCGGAAGATCAGACTATGGCCATTCCGGTGGTAATGGAAAAAGTGCGCTCCATTCGCCAGGAGTTTGCAGAGAAGCACCCTGATTTGCAAATAATGATCACAGGGGTTACGCCGCTCAACAATGCCTTTAATGAAATGAATCAAAAGGATTCAGAAACGCTGATTCCACTCATGCTGTTGATCATAGTGATGTTAGTCGGCCTGTTATTGCGTTCGGTGTCCGGTACTGTTATCACTGTTCTGATCATCATATTCAGCGTAGTCACTGCGGTCAGCTCTATGGGTTGGATTGGAATGCCAATCAACAACATCAATTTCGCTGCGCCCATCATCATTCTTACGCTGGCGGTTGCTGACTGCATACATCTACTTTCCTATTATATGATGGGCCTCAGAAAAGGAATGGATAAAATAGAGGCCCTAAAAAGCAGCCTGGACGTCAACGCCAAGCCGATATTCCTCACCAGTCTAACAACTGCAATCGGGTTTCTTAGCATGCAATCCAGCGAGTCCCCTCCGTTTAGAGAGCTGGGTGTGGTCGCGGCAATCGGTGTGCTCTTCGCTTTTTTGTTTACTTTAACAGTCATGCCCCAACTGATTCTGTGGTTTACCCGTAAAGCCCCTGCCATAGATACTGAGCGAACCGCGCAATTCAGCAAGCTGGCAGACTTCACGCTTCGTCATCCTAAAAAGCTGTTTTTCATCAGCCTGGGCACCGCGGTCTTTTGTATTGGTTTCATCGGCCAGAATGAACTCAATGACGACAATTTCGGTTACTTCAAAGAAACACTGGAAGTGCGCAAAGCCGCTGATTTCACCGAGGCCAACCTAAACGGCGTCAACATCATCGAATACGCGCTGGAGTCCGGGTCAGATCAAGGCGTAAACAGCCCTCAGTACCTGAAGCAAGTAGATAAATTCGCAAACTGGTACCGACAACAGCCCATGGTGACTCATGTATTTACGTTCACCGACGTGCTGAAACGCCTAAACAGAAACATGAATGGAGATGATCCTGCTTTCTACCGCCTGCCTGAAAGTCGCGAGCATGCATCGCAGTATCAGCTGCTTTACGAAATGTCACTGCCCTTCGGTATGGATGTGAACAACCAAGTGGACATGAACAAATCCGCAATGCGCATCACTGTCAGTATAAAGGGCGCGAAAGCCAAGGACATCATTGACATGGAAGCTCGAGCACAAGCCTGGTTTGCGGAAAATGCGCCAGAAATGACCGCGATAGGTGCCAGCCCTTCCATCATGTTCGCCACCATAGGGCAAAAGAATATTGAAAGCATGATCAACGGAACGGTCATCGCCACCATCATCATCTCAATGATTCTTGTCTTGGCTCTTGGGTCATGGAAACTGGGCGTGCTCAGCATCATCCCCAATGCGTTCCCGGCAGCCATCATGCTGGGCATCTGGGGCATGTTTGTCGGTGAGGTCAACCTCGCCGTTGCGGTGGTTTTCGGTATCACCTTGGGCATTGTGGTGGACGATACGGTGCACTTTATGGCTAAGTACCTGCGTGGCTATCAGGAGCATGGCAATGTAGAACAAGCCATCCACTACGCCTTCGAACACGTGGGGGCAGCCTTGGTAACCACCACCGTGGTACTGAGCCTGGGATTTGGCATGCTGGCTTTATCGGATTTTAACGTTAATGCAATACTGGGCATCATGGTGTCCATGACCATAATAATCGCACTGGTATTCGACTTCTTGTTCTTACCAAGCATGATGATCTTGTTGTCACGCTTTATTCACCCAACGCCAAAGACAAGTGTCACACAGAAAGCGGCTACCACGGATCGGGTAGTCGAAGGCCAAATATCAGAAGGCCAGCCGCTAGGAGCCCAAAGTGAAGCTATTTAA
- the rimO gene encoding 30S ribosomal protein S12 methylthiotransferase RimO — MSDSQKKVGFISLGCPKALVDSERILTQLKIDGYDIVPTYQDADVVVVNTCGFIDDAKRESLETIGEALHENGKVIVTGCMGGDAEQITSIHPGVLSVTGPQAYEEVVGAVHKYVPQIKTHDPFTDLVPPQGIKLTPRHYAYLKISEGCNHRCTFCIIPSLRGDLVSRPIGDVMEEAERLVKAGVQELLVISQDTSAYGVDTKYRTGFWQGTPIKTRMKELCAALGEFGVWVRLHYVYPYPHVDDIIPMMADGKILPYLDIPFQHGSPSVLKAMKRPAHAENTLERIHKWRAICPDLTLRSTFITGFPGETEQDFEIMLNWLEEAQLDRVGCFKYSAVEGAKANEIDGAVPEEVKQERFERFMEVQSRISAKRLQTKIGKTMEVIIDEVDEEGAIGRTAADAPEIDGLVFLNGETELMPGDLVTAKIFQADEHDLWAELAHPEQ; from the coding sequence ATGAGCGACAGCCAAAAGAAAGTAGGATTCATCTCACTGGGGTGCCCCAAAGCCCTGGTAGACTCAGAGCGCATCCTGACTCAATTGAAAATCGATGGCTACGACATAGTACCCACCTACCAAGATGCCGACGTTGTGGTCGTCAATACCTGTGGTTTTATTGACGACGCCAAACGGGAATCATTAGAAACAATAGGCGAAGCCTTACACGAAAATGGCAAAGTGATTGTGACCGGCTGCATGGGCGGCGACGCCGAACAAATCACTTCGATACACCCAGGCGTTCTCAGTGTGACTGGGCCTCAGGCCTATGAGGAAGTGGTAGGCGCCGTCCATAAATACGTGCCGCAGATCAAAACCCACGATCCCTTTACAGACCTTGTTCCGCCACAAGGCATCAAACTGACCCCGCGCCACTACGCCTATCTGAAAATATCAGAAGGCTGCAACCACCGCTGCACCTTTTGCATCATTCCTTCTTTACGAGGCGATCTGGTAAGCCGACCTATCGGCGATGTGATGGAAGAAGCGGAAAGACTGGTGAAGGCTGGTGTACAGGAGTTGCTGGTGATCTCCCAGGATACCAGCGCCTATGGCGTTGATACCAAATATCGAACTGGTTTTTGGCAAGGAACCCCGATAAAAACCCGCATGAAAGAACTGTGTGCTGCACTGGGTGAATTCGGCGTGTGGGTTCGTCTGCACTATGTGTACCCCTACCCCCATGTTGACGACATTATCCCCATGATGGCCGATGGGAAAATTCTTCCCTACCTGGACATCCCCTTTCAACATGGCAGCCCTTCTGTTCTGAAGGCCATGAAACGCCCGGCTCATGCTGAAAACACCTTGGAACGCATCCACAAATGGCGTGCAATCTGCCCTGATCTCACCTTGCGCAGCACCTTCATCACAGGATTCCCTGGTGAAACTGAGCAGGATTTCGAGATCATGCTGAACTGGCTGGAAGAAGCACAGCTGGATCGGGTGGGATGCTTCAAATACTCTGCGGTAGAAGGGGCCAAGGCCAATGAAATCGACGGCGCAGTGCCAGAGGAAGTGAAGCAAGAGCGTTTTGAGCGCTTCATGGAGGTACAGTCCCGCATATCTGCCAAGCGCCTGCAAACCAAAATCGGCAAAACCATGGAGGTCATCATTGACGAAGTGGACGAAGAAGGCGCTATTGGCCGCACAGCAGCCGATGCTCCAGAAATCGACGGACTGGTATTCCTCAATGGCGAAACAGAACTGATGCCCGGCGACCTGGTAACCGCCAAGATATTCCAGGCCGATGAACATGACCTATGGGCCGAGCTGGCGCACCCAGAACAATAA
- a CDS encoding AbgT family transporter, whose amino-acid sequence MLRFLNRVETLGNQLPHPTTLFIWFSLLVLILSWALSMLGVSAVHPTQNTTIAVTNLLSQDGLHRVLTASVSNFTQFAPVGTVLVAMLGLGIAEKSGLLAALLHKLVAKAGGQTLSAIVVFAGVMSSLAADAGYVVLIPLAGIVFASAGKHPLAGMAAAFAGVSGGYSANLLIGPVDAVLAGISTEAAHLVDPERDVSVVANYYFIVMSTFLITLLGTIITEKITLPALPKWQQDKPIASQTPLSGLHAAGLRNAGLVFAVSITLIAVGLIPDSGILRDPNTHSISQSAFMKGIVTVISLIAALCGIAYGVTVQRYNSKGSIIKDMEDTFATMASYLVLMFFAAQFVNYFGWSNMGMVLAIKGATWLQALSLSPVILLSIFIVMAAFINLLVGSASAKWSLLAPVFIPMFLLLGIAPEQVQAAYRVGDSSTNIITPLMPYFGVVVAFMQRYKPDLGVGTIMSLMLPYSITFLLGWSIVFAIWIAAGLPLGPA is encoded by the coding sequence ATGCTCAGGTTTCTAAATCGCGTCGAAACCCTCGGCAATCAACTCCCCCACCCCACAACCTTATTTATTTGGTTCAGCCTGTTGGTATTGATCCTATCCTGGGCACTATCAATGCTCGGGGTTAGCGCAGTACACCCCACCCAGAACACCACCATCGCGGTCACCAACCTGCTTAGCCAGGATGGTCTTCACAGAGTGCTCACCGCTAGTGTCAGCAACTTCACCCAGTTCGCCCCCGTTGGTACCGTGCTGGTGGCCATGCTTGGGTTAGGCATTGCAGAAAAGTCGGGGTTACTGGCTGCATTGCTACACAAACTGGTAGCAAAAGCGGGTGGACAAACCTTGTCTGCCATTGTTGTATTCGCTGGAGTAATGAGCAGCCTGGCGGCAGATGCCGGCTACGTAGTGCTGATACCCTTGGCCGGGATAGTATTTGCCAGTGCGGGCAAACACCCACTGGCGGGGATGGCAGCCGCATTCGCTGGCGTGTCCGGTGGCTACAGTGCAAATTTATTAATCGGACCAGTCGACGCCGTACTGGCAGGCATCTCGACTGAGGCAGCCCATTTGGTAGACCCAGAGCGAGATGTCAGTGTCGTAGCCAATTATTACTTTATCGTCATGTCTACGTTTTTGATCACCTTGCTGGGAACAATCATTACCGAAAAAATCACGCTTCCCGCGCTACCTAAATGGCAACAGGATAAACCGATAGCAAGCCAAACACCGTTGTCCGGGTTACACGCAGCAGGGTTGCGTAATGCAGGGTTGGTATTCGCAGTCAGCATCACCCTCATCGCGGTAGGCCTGATTCCCGACAGTGGCATCCTCAGAGATCCGAACACACATTCAATCAGCCAATCTGCCTTTATGAAAGGCATTGTTACGGTCATCTCCCTAATCGCCGCACTGTGTGGCATCGCCTACGGCGTGACCGTGCAACGCTATAACAGCAAGGGCAGCATCATAAAGGATATGGAAGACACCTTCGCCACCATGGCAAGCTATCTCGTCCTGATGTTTTTCGCAGCACAGTTTGTAAATTACTTCGGCTGGTCCAATATGGGTATGGTTCTGGCAATCAAGGGTGCCACCTGGTTGCAGGCACTATCCCTTTCCCCGGTGATCCTGTTGTCGATTTTTATCGTGATGGCTGCGTTCATTAACCTGTTGGTGGGGAGTGCGTCTGCCAAATGGTCATTATTGGCACCGGTTTTCATCCCCATGTTTTTACTGTTGGGCATAGCACCAGAACAAGTACAAGCTGCCTACCGAGTGGGGGACAGCAGCACCAACATTATTACACCCCTGATGCCTTATTTCGGAGTCGTGGTAGCGTTCATGCAACGCTATAAACCAGACTTGGGTGTGGGCACCATCATGTCACTGATGCTGCCCTACTCCATTACGTTCCTGCTGGGTTGGAGTATTGTGTTTGCCATCTGGATTGCGGCTGGGCTACCTCTGGGCCCAGCCTGA
- a CDS encoding TetR/AcrR family transcriptional regulator, with the protein MNTQTRRQREFEQREQLFIDTARSIIRQDGHSGLTMDKIAELTEYAKGTVYKHFTCKEDILCGLCLDSLGHLHKMFSLAETFQGTSREQIMCLGIGYQLYTLSYPEEFDLLIAARTNNIREKASPERLEKMKQVDNLVINHMRGVIEHAVQCGDLQLPKASTIDDICYGLWAMNFGLLVLDHARDMVNGLTLSPSHHLVLSQISCLLDGYNWQPLSSEKDYSTTIAAAYKHLHQPNSTD; encoded by the coding sequence TTGAACACCCAGACCCGACGTCAGCGGGAGTTTGAACAGCGAGAACAGCTGTTCATCGACACCGCCCGCAGCATCATCCGCCAAGACGGCCATTCCGGCCTGACGATGGATAAGATTGCAGAGCTTACCGAGTACGCCAAAGGCACCGTTTATAAGCATTTCACCTGCAAGGAAGATATCTTGTGTGGCCTGTGCCTGGATAGCCTGGGCCACTTGCACAAGATGTTCAGTCTGGCAGAAACCTTTCAGGGTACCAGCCGTGAACAAATCATGTGCCTGGGCATTGGCTACCAACTGTACACACTAAGCTACCCAGAAGAATTCGACCTGTTGATTGCTGCACGTACCAACAACATTCGCGAAAAAGCCTCTCCTGAAAGACTGGAGAAGATGAAACAGGTGGACAACCTGGTAATCAACCACATGCGCGGCGTTATCGAGCATGCAGTACAGTGCGGTGATTTACAATTGCCCAAGGCAAGCACCATAGATGACATTTGTTATGGTTTGTGGGCCATGAACTTCGGGCTTTTGGTACTGGATCATGCGCGCGATATGGTGAATGGATTAACCTTGTCACCCAGCCATCATCTCGTGCTATCCCAGATCAGCTGCCTGCTGGATGGCTACAACTGGCAGCCTTTAAGCAGCGAGAAAGATTACAGCACCACTATCGCAGCGGCATACAAACACCTTCACCAGCCTAACTCAACGGATTGA
- a CDS encoding ABC transporter permease — MNWQQKFNAFNTIVTKEIRRFMRIWIQTLIPPAITIALYFVIFGELIGRRIGQIGDYSYMEYIVPGLIMMSVITNSYSNVVSSFFSTKFQRSIEEMLVSPMPNYIVIGGFVLGGVARGLAVGVIVTALSLFFTQLAVENIFITITMVVLTAILFSLGGFINAVYARSFDDISIVPTFVLTPLTYLGGVFYSVNMLPDFWEGVSKANPIVYMVNGFRYGILGISDVNVGLAYGMVIMFIVALYCWAHWLLKNGVGIRS; from the coding sequence ATGAATTGGCAGCAGAAATTCAACGCGTTCAATACCATCGTCACCAAGGAAATACGCCGTTTTATGCGGATATGGATTCAAACCTTGATTCCTCCTGCGATTACGATTGCGCTGTATTTTGTTATTTTCGGCGAGTTGATAGGTCGGCGTATCGGTCAGATTGGTGATTACTCTTATATGGAGTACATTGTACCGGGTTTGATTATGATGTCGGTCATAACCAATTCTTACTCCAATGTGGTGTCCTCATTTTTCAGTACCAAGTTCCAGCGTAGCATTGAGGAAATGCTGGTTTCGCCCATGCCCAACTATATAGTGATAGGTGGTTTTGTGCTCGGAGGAGTGGCGCGCGGGTTGGCAGTTGGTGTTATTGTTACGGCGTTGTCGCTGTTCTTTACTCAATTGGCCGTAGAGAACATATTTATAACGATAACGATGGTTGTGCTGACCGCCATCTTGTTCTCGTTAGGTGGCTTTATTAATGCGGTATATGCCAGATCCTTTGATGACATCTCTATAGTTCCAACGTTTGTTCTGACTCCGTTAACGTATTTGGGTGGGGTGTTCTACTCTGTAAATATGTTGCCCGATTTTTGGGAAGGGGTTTCCAAGGCCAATCCTATTGTTTATATGGTGAATGGTTTTCGCTATGGGATTCTGGGTATATCCGATGTTAATGTCGGATTGGCTTATGGCATGGTTATTATGTTTATAGTTGCGCTCTATTGTTGGGCTCATTGGTTGTTAAAGAATGGCGTGGGAATCAGAAGTTAA
- the queF gene encoding NADPH-dependent 7-cyano-7-deazaguanine reductase QueF (Catalyzes the NADPH-dependent reduction of 7-cyano-7-deazaguanine (preQ0) to 7-aminomethyl-7-deazaguanine (preQ1) in queuosine biosynthesis) → MSDQLNGPLGQSSAYPDQYDPAQLHAIPRKLGRLEIGVDEDSLPFHGEDVWNAYELSWLNPKGKPVVALMFMVVPANSPNIVESKSLKLYLGSYNQTVMASVRQVTDKIAEDIGKVVGAKVRIELTELAWQGKFEVVSLPGRCIDDLDVDVSAYEVDSSLLTTEDHFVQVQLHSHLLRSCCPVTGQPDWASVLIEYSGNRICEEGLLKYLISFRSNQEFHEQCVERIFMDISRQCKPEKLSVYARYTRRGGIDINPFRSSDPRSMANLRLVRQ, encoded by the coding sequence ATGAGCGATCAACTAAATGGCCCATTAGGGCAATCCAGCGCGTATCCTGATCAATATGATCCTGCGCAGTTGCATGCAATTCCTCGGAAGCTGGGGCGTTTGGAAATTGGGGTGGACGAAGATTCATTGCCGTTTCATGGTGAGGATGTGTGGAATGCTTATGAACTGTCCTGGTTGAATCCCAAAGGTAAACCGGTGGTGGCGCTTATGTTTATGGTAGTGCCAGCTAATTCACCTAATATCGTCGAGTCCAAATCCCTTAAGCTCTATCTCGGCTCGTATAACCAAACTGTTATGGCATCTGTGCGGCAGGTGACCGATAAGATTGCTGAAGATATTGGCAAGGTGGTGGGTGCGAAGGTTAGGATTGAGCTTACTGAGCTAGCCTGGCAGGGAAAGTTTGAGGTTGTCTCCTTGCCTGGCCGTTGTATTGATGATTTGGATGTTGATGTCAGTGCTTATGAGGTCGACTCTTCGTTGCTGACAACAGAAGATCACTTTGTTCAGGTTCAGCTGCATAGCCATCTGTTGCGTTCTTGTTGCCCTGTTACCGGCCAGCCTGATTGGGCCAGTGTATTGATTGAATATTCAGGTAATAGAATATGTGAAGAAGGGCTGCTGAAATATCTTATTTCGTTCCGTAGTAATCAGGAGTTTCATGAGCAGTGCGTGGAGCGAATTTTTATGGATATTAGTCGTCAGTGCAAGCCTGAAAAGCTGAGTGTGTATGCGCGTTACACTCGTCGTGGTGGTATCGACATCAACCCGTTTCGCAGCAGTGACCCTCGGTCGATGGCAAATCTGCGTTTGGTTCGCCAGTAG
- a CDS encoding histidine phosphatase family protein gives MIPSLARVPRHVPCVLLTRHSIREQPKNRFAGYDIPLTEEGVELAREWGRNLDRPISALFSSPVGRCIKTAEAMAQGAGVELPILTHGSLVEPGSYVKDLPVAGPYFMKLGPLAFARKHLRNEVRGVLSPKEGALQLIEHMKGGLQQPGSFSVHVTHDTILASFIYFLRSESEIEEPHWPWMMEGAFLWFDCDILHWLWRGETGSLHLDQLA, from the coding sequence ATGATACCTTCTTTAGCGCGGGTGCCAAGGCATGTGCCCTGCGTGCTGCTGACCCGGCATTCCATTCGAGAACAACCCAAGAATCGTTTCGCCGGTTACGACATACCGCTTACTGAGGAGGGCGTTGAGCTAGCCCGTGAGTGGGGGCGAAACCTCGACAGGCCAATCAGCGCACTTTTTTCCAGCCCTGTGGGGCGCTGTATCAAAACTGCTGAAGCGATGGCGCAGGGTGCTGGTGTTGAGTTGCCCATTCTGACCCATGGCAGCTTGGTTGAGCCCGGCAGTTATGTGAAAGATCTGCCGGTGGCGGGGCCATATTTCATGAAGCTGGGGCCATTGGCCTTTGCTCGCAAGCATTTACGCAATGAGGTTCGAGGCGTGTTGTCGCCCAAGGAGGGAGCCTTACAGCTTATCGAGCATATGAAGGGTGGTTTGCAGCAACCCGGATCTTTTTCGGTACATGTTACTCACGATACCATTCTGGCGTCGTTTATCTATTTTTTGCGCAGTGAATCGGAGATTGAGGAGCCTCACTGGCCCTGGATGATGGAGGGCGCGTTCCTGTGGTTCGATTGTGATATTCTGCACTGGCTTTGGCGAGGCGAGACAGGTAGCCTCCATCTCGACCAGCTCGCTTGA
- a CDS encoding cobalamin-binding protein yields MKLFNLVLCAALGTVLNGTLSSASQASPIELTDDAERRVHMSNPAQRIISLAPHITEALFAAGAGDRIVGTVSYSDYPEAAKTIPLVGSYNQVNFERILSLNPDLIIGWYSGNSAETVEKLALLNVPVYLSEPKTMDSIARNIRQFGVLAGTELTANQAADTYDKRRAALRALHAHKPPIKVFYQVWEDPLYTLGGGHFISDLYSLCGGINIFADLSDPSPIVSVEAIVTRNPQVMLTGGHHGKRSIKDWKQKWQHWGSMDAIKNDMLFFVNQDVYTRSSPRTVDAAEDLCEILDKVRASDTAKH; encoded by the coding sequence GTGAAGCTATTTAACCTAGTGCTGTGCGCTGCGCTTGGCACTGTATTGAATGGCACGTTGAGTAGCGCCTCACAGGCCTCCCCCATCGAGCTAACCGATGATGCAGAACGGCGGGTTCATATGAGCAACCCAGCCCAACGTATTATTTCATTAGCGCCACATATAACCGAGGCTCTTTTTGCTGCTGGCGCGGGGGATCGAATTGTCGGTACGGTAAGTTATAGCGACTATCCCGAGGCAGCCAAAACGATTCCCTTGGTTGGCAGCTATAACCAGGTGAACTTTGAGCGCATTTTATCCCTGAACCCTGATCTGATCATCGGTTGGTACTCAGGAAACAGCGCAGAAACCGTTGAAAAACTCGCCCTGCTCAACGTACCGGTGTACCTGAGCGAACCGAAAACCATGGACAGCATCGCCCGCAACATTCGTCAGTTTGGCGTATTAGCAGGCACCGAGCTCACCGCGAATCAGGCAGCGGACACGTACGACAAGCGTCGTGCGGCACTAAGGGCCCTGCACGCTCACAAACCCCCGATAAAAGTGTTTTATCAAGTATGGGAAGACCCACTCTATACCCTTGGAGGCGGCCACTTTATTTCTGATCTGTACAGCCTCTGTGGTGGCATCAATATATTTGCCGACCTCAGCGACCCCTCGCCCATTGTCAGTGTAGAAGCCATTGTGACTCGCAACCCGCAGGTAATGCTTACCGGCGGCCATCACGGCAAACGCTCTATCAAGGATTGGAAACAAAAATGGCAGCACTGGGGCAGCATGGACGCCATAAAAAATGACATGCTGTTTTTCGTGAATCAGGATGTGTACACACGCTCGTCTCCGCGCACCGTTGATGCAGCAGAAGACCTGTGTGAGATATTAGATAAGGTAAGGGCTTCAGACACCGCCAAACATTAA